Proteins co-encoded in one Nicotiana sylvestris chromosome 7, ASM39365v2, whole genome shotgun sequence genomic window:
- the LOC138873234 gene encoding secreted RxLR effector protein 161-like, protein MDNEHPLSTPMVVRLHDINKDPFRPQENDEELVGDETPYLSAIGALMYLANNTRPDIAFAVSLLARFSSSPTRRHWNGVKHIFRYLQGTIDMGLFYSNEFKSEMIGYADAGYLSNPHKARYQTGYLFTYGDIA, encoded by the exons ATGGATAATgaacatccattgagtaccccaatGGTTGTGAGATTGCATGacataaataaagatccatttcggcctcaagaaaatgatgaagagctcgTGGGTGATGAAactccatatcttagtgcaattggggcattgaTGTATCTTGCCAACAATACTCGACCAGATATTGCTTTTGCAGTAAGCTTATTAGCAAGATTCAGCTCCTCCCCAACAAGAAGACATTGGAATGGTGTTAAGCATATATTTAGATATCTTCAGGGAACTATAGATATGGGATTGTTTTATTCTAATGAATTCAAGTCAGAAATGATTGGCTATGCCGATGCAGGTTATTTGTCCAATCCACATAAAGCTCGATATCAAACAGGCTATttgtttacatatggag ATATTGCATAA